A window of the Salvelinus alpinus chromosome 3, SLU_Salpinus.1, whole genome shotgun sequence genome harbors these coding sequences:
- the LOC139571333 gene encoding inactive rhomboid protein 1-like isoform X4 → MEIQVGRWRYRGTAAWFGVSKENDSTQRWRRKSLQHCNRRYGRLKAQVMREMELSSQDNLSLTSTETPPPLYLPPHQHPYGMQRIVDPLARGRAFRLVEEVDGYSVPQTPITPGATSLCSFSSSRSALNRLPRRRKRESVAVMSFKATAALVKGRTVWERDQRCRRRSFMPVSFLEDDTVDFPDELDTSFFARDGLRRGDEELSTYADDVFDSPSEAAIKEEESNTAADESDLTGGALDKNELERSHLMIPLERGWRKGKEPGTSLVQPKVRLQQEVVSVSVQRRGQRITVPVKKLFAREKRPYGLGMVGRLTNRTYRKRIDSFVQQQIEDMDDHRPFFTYWIMFVHLLITMLTVCLYGIAPVGFSQHETVDSVLRNKGVHENVKFVQQENFWVGPNSEALIHLGAKFSPCMRQDQQVHDLIQEKRGRERDSACCVRNDRSGCLQTSQEECSSTLAVWVKWPHHPSAPLLKGKVRQHGSVCHQDPRICLEPASVSPHEWPDDITKWPVCTRYNPGNHTNLPHVDCAITGRPCCIGTKGRCEITSREYCDFMKGYFHEETTLCSQVACLDDVCGLLPFLNPEIPDQFYRLWLSLFLHAGILHCLVSVLFQMTILRDLEKLAGWLRISIIYIVSGITGNLASAIFLPYRAEVGPAGSQFGILACLFVELFQSWQILERPWRAFTKLLCVVLFLFSFGLLPWIDNFAHISGFISGLFLSFAFLPYISFGRSDMYRKRVQICVFLLVFLGLFSGLAVLFYVHQVKCEWCEYLTCIPLTDKFCDKYDLNAHLH, encoded by the exons ATGGAGATACAGGTGGGAAGATGGAGATACAG GGGTACGGCAGCCTGGTTCGGGGTCAGTAAGGAAAACGACAGCACCCAGCGATGGCGGAGGAAGAGCCTGCAGCACTGCAACCGGCGCTACGGCCGTCTCAAGGCCCAGGTGATGAGGGAGATGGAGCTGTCCAGCCAGGACAACCTGTCTCTAACCAGCACTGAGaccccaccacccctctacctccccccacACCAACACCCCTATGGCATGCAGAGG attgtggACCCCCTGGCGCGGGGCCGTGCATTTCGCCTGGTGGAGGAGGTAGATGGTTACAGCGTACCGCAGACTCCCATCACCCCTGGTGCCacatctctctgctccttctccagcTCGCGCTCCGCACTCAACAGGTTACCACGGAGACGCAAACGAGAGTCTGTCGCTGTCATGAGCTTCAAGGCCACCGCCGCGCTGGTCAAG GGCCGTACGGTTTGGGAGAGGGACCAGCGGTGTCGCAGGCGGAGCTTCATGCCAGTGAGTTTCCTGGAGGACGACACAGTGGACTTCCCTGATGAGCTGGACACCTCCTTCTTTGCTAGG gatggtctgaggagaggagatgaggagctGTCTACCTATGCAGACGATGTGTTTGACTCTCCGTCTGAGGCCGCCATTAAAGAGGAGGAGTCTAACACAGCTGCAGATGAGAGTGACCTCACAGGTGGCGCCCTGGACAAGAACGAACTGGAGAGGAGTCACCTAATGAT ACCCCTAGAAAGAGGCTGGCGTAAGGGTAAAGAACCTGGGACCTCTCTGGTCCAGCCCAAGGTGCGTCTGCAGCAGGAGGTGGTGAGTGTGAGTGTGCAGCGACGGGGCCAGCGGATCACAGTGCCTGTCAAGAAGCTCTTTGCCAGGGAGAAGAGGCCCTACGGCCTAGGCATGGTGGGACGGCTCACCAACAGAACCTACCGCAAACGCATCGACAGCTTCGTCCAGCAACAGATAGAGGACATGGACGACCACAG GCCTTTCTTCACCTACTGGATCATGTTTGTCCACCTGTTGATCACCATGTTGACTGTGTGTCTGTACGGCATTGCCCCTGTTGGCTTCTCCCAGCACGAGACCGTCGACTCG gtATTGAGAAATAAAGGTGTTCATGAAAATGTCAAGTTTGTGCAACAAGAAAACTTTTGGGTGGGACCAAATTCG GAGGCGCTGATCCACCTGGGGGCTAAATTCTCCCCCTGCATGCGTCAGGACCAGCAGGTCCATGACCTGAtccaggagaagagaggaagagagagggactcaGCCTGCTGTGTGAGGAACGACCGCTCCGGCTGTCTCCAGACCTCACAGGAGGAGTGCTCT tctactCTAGCAGTGTGGGTGAAGTGGCCTCATCACCCCAGTGCTCCTCTCCTGAAGGGGAAGGTCCGTCAGCACGGCTCAGTCTGCCACCAGGACCCCAG GATCTGCCTGGAGCCAGCCTCTGTATCGCCTCATGAGTGGCCTGATGACATCACCAAGTGGCCAGTGTGTACCAGGTACAACCCAGGCAACCACACTAACCTCCCCCACGTAGACTGTGCCATCACAGGACGGCCCTGCTGCATCGGGACGAAAGGGAG GTGTGAGATCACGTCCAGAGAGTACTGTGACTTTATGAAGGGCTACTTCCACGAGGAGACTACTCTCTGCTCTCAGGTGGCCTGTCTGGATGATGTGTGTGGCTTGCTGCCTTTCCTCAACCCTGAGATCCCAGACCAGTTCTACAGACTCTggctctctctattcctccatgCTGG gatcCTGCACTGCCTGGTGTCGGTGCTGTTCCAGATGACCATCCTGAGGGACTTAGAgaagctggctggctggctgaggaTCTCTATCATCTACATTGTCTCTGGAATCACTGGAAACCTGGCCAGCGCTATCTTCCTGCCCTACAGAGCTGAG gTGGGTCCAGCAGGCTCTCAGTTTGGTATTCTGGCCTGTCTGTTTGTTGAGCTGTTCCAGAGCTGGCAGATCCTGGAGCGTCCGTGGAGGGCTTTCACCAAGCTGTTGTGTGTCGTCCTCTTCCTGTTCTCCTTTGGCCTGCTGCCCTGGATAGACAACTTCGCCCACATCTCCGGATTCATCTCTGGACTCTTCCTCTCCTTCGCCTTCCTGCCGTACATCAG TTTTGGCCGTTCGGACATGTACCGTAAGCGTGTCCAGATCTGTGTGTTCCTGTTGGTGTTCCTGGGACTCTTCTCAGGGCTGGCTGTCCTGTTCTACGTCCACCAGGTCAAGTGTGAGTGGTGTGAGTACCTCACCTGTATTCCCCTCACTGACAAGTTCTGTGACAAGTACGACCTCAACGCCCACCTCCACTGA
- the LOC139571333 gene encoding inactive rhomboid protein 1-like isoform X5 — translation MEIQVGRWRYRGTAAWFGVSKENDSTQRWRRKSLQHCNRRYGRLKAQIVDPLARGRAFRLVEEVDGYSVPQTPITPGATSLCSFSSSRSALNRLPRRRKRESVAVMSFKATAALVKGRTVWERDQRCRRRSFMPVSFLEDDTVDFPDELDTSFFARDGLRRGDEELSTYADDVFDSPSEAAIKEEESNTAADESDLTGGALDKNELERSHLMIPLERGWRKGKEPGTSLVQPKVRLQQEVVSVSVQRRGQRITVPVKKLFAREKRPYGLGMVGRLTNRTYRKRIDSFVQQQIEDMDDHRPFFTYWIMFVHLLITMLTVCLYGIAPVGFSQHETVDSVLRNKGVHENVKFVQQENFWVGPNSEALIHLGAKFSPCMRQDQQVHDLIQEKRGRERDSACCVRNDRSGCLQTSQEECSSTLAVWVKWPHHPSAPLLKGKVRQHGSVCHQDPRICLEPASVSPHEWPDDITKWPVCTRYNPGNHTNLPHVDCAITGRPCCIGTKGRCEITSREYCDFMKGYFHEETTLCSQVACLDDVCGLLPFLNPEIPDQFYRLWLSLFLHAGILHCLVSVLFQMTILRDLEKLAGWLRISIIYIVSGITGNLASAIFLPYRAEVGPAGSQFGILACLFVELFQSWQILERPWRAFTKLLCVVLFLFSFGLLPWIDNFAHISGFISGLFLSFAFLPYISFGRSDMYRKRVQICVFLLVFLGLFSGLAVLFYVHQVKCEWCEYLTCIPLTDKFCDKYDLNAHLH, via the exons ATGGAGATACAGGTGGGAAGATGGAGATACAG GGGTACGGCAGCCTGGTTCGGGGTCAGTAAGGAAAACGACAGCACCCAGCGATGGCGGAGGAAGAGCCTGCAGCACTGCAACCGGCGCTACGGCCGTCTCAAGGCCCAG attgtggACCCCCTGGCGCGGGGCCGTGCATTTCGCCTGGTGGAGGAGGTAGATGGTTACAGCGTACCGCAGACTCCCATCACCCCTGGTGCCacatctctctgctccttctccagcTCGCGCTCCGCACTCAACAGGTTACCACGGAGACGCAAACGAGAGTCTGTCGCTGTCATGAGCTTCAAGGCCACCGCCGCGCTGGTCAAG GGCCGTACGGTTTGGGAGAGGGACCAGCGGTGTCGCAGGCGGAGCTTCATGCCAGTGAGTTTCCTGGAGGACGACACAGTGGACTTCCCTGATGAGCTGGACACCTCCTTCTTTGCTAGG gatggtctgaggagaggagatgaggagctGTCTACCTATGCAGACGATGTGTTTGACTCTCCGTCTGAGGCCGCCATTAAAGAGGAGGAGTCTAACACAGCTGCAGATGAGAGTGACCTCACAGGTGGCGCCCTGGACAAGAACGAACTGGAGAGGAGTCACCTAATGAT ACCCCTAGAAAGAGGCTGGCGTAAGGGTAAAGAACCTGGGACCTCTCTGGTCCAGCCCAAGGTGCGTCTGCAGCAGGAGGTGGTGAGTGTGAGTGTGCAGCGACGGGGCCAGCGGATCACAGTGCCTGTCAAGAAGCTCTTTGCCAGGGAGAAGAGGCCCTACGGCCTAGGCATGGTGGGACGGCTCACCAACAGAACCTACCGCAAACGCATCGACAGCTTCGTCCAGCAACAGATAGAGGACATGGACGACCACAG GCCTTTCTTCACCTACTGGATCATGTTTGTCCACCTGTTGATCACCATGTTGACTGTGTGTCTGTACGGCATTGCCCCTGTTGGCTTCTCCCAGCACGAGACCGTCGACTCG gtATTGAGAAATAAAGGTGTTCATGAAAATGTCAAGTTTGTGCAACAAGAAAACTTTTGGGTGGGACCAAATTCG GAGGCGCTGATCCACCTGGGGGCTAAATTCTCCCCCTGCATGCGTCAGGACCAGCAGGTCCATGACCTGAtccaggagaagagaggaagagagagggactcaGCCTGCTGTGTGAGGAACGACCGCTCCGGCTGTCTCCAGACCTCACAGGAGGAGTGCTCT tctactCTAGCAGTGTGGGTGAAGTGGCCTCATCACCCCAGTGCTCCTCTCCTGAAGGGGAAGGTCCGTCAGCACGGCTCAGTCTGCCACCAGGACCCCAG GATCTGCCTGGAGCCAGCCTCTGTATCGCCTCATGAGTGGCCTGATGACATCACCAAGTGGCCAGTGTGTACCAGGTACAACCCAGGCAACCACACTAACCTCCCCCACGTAGACTGTGCCATCACAGGACGGCCCTGCTGCATCGGGACGAAAGGGAG GTGTGAGATCACGTCCAGAGAGTACTGTGACTTTATGAAGGGCTACTTCCACGAGGAGACTACTCTCTGCTCTCAGGTGGCCTGTCTGGATGATGTGTGTGGCTTGCTGCCTTTCCTCAACCCTGAGATCCCAGACCAGTTCTACAGACTCTggctctctctattcctccatgCTGG gatcCTGCACTGCCTGGTGTCGGTGCTGTTCCAGATGACCATCCTGAGGGACTTAGAgaagctggctggctggctgaggaTCTCTATCATCTACATTGTCTCTGGAATCACTGGAAACCTGGCCAGCGCTATCTTCCTGCCCTACAGAGCTGAG gTGGGTCCAGCAGGCTCTCAGTTTGGTATTCTGGCCTGTCTGTTTGTTGAGCTGTTCCAGAGCTGGCAGATCCTGGAGCGTCCGTGGAGGGCTTTCACCAAGCTGTTGTGTGTCGTCCTCTTCCTGTTCTCCTTTGGCCTGCTGCCCTGGATAGACAACTTCGCCCACATCTCCGGATTCATCTCTGGACTCTTCCTCTCCTTCGCCTTCCTGCCGTACATCAG TTTTGGCCGTTCGGACATGTACCGTAAGCGTGTCCAGATCTGTGTGTTCCTGTTGGTGTTCCTGGGACTCTTCTCAGGGCTGGCTGTCCTGTTCTACGTCCACCAGGTCAAGTGTGAGTGGTGTGAGTACCTCACCTGTATTCCCCTCACTGACAAGTTCTGTGACAAGTACGACCTCAACGCCCACCTCCACTGA
- the LOC139571333 gene encoding inactive rhomboid protein 1-like isoform X1: MAEPSQPQESSSLQRKKPPWLKVDIPPQLSLDEPLTLIQPVKRQRFLHSVSMPCEITQPGIATFDPSNYLRPPLQRQPSITETIKRGTAAWFGVSKENDSTQRWRRKSLQHCNRRYGRLKAQVMREMELSSQDNLSLTSTETPPPLYLPPHQHPYGMQRIVDPLARGRAFRLVEEVDGYSVPQTPITPGATSLCSFSSSRSALNRLPRRRKRESVAVMSFKATAALVKGRTVWERDQRCRRRSFMPVSFLEDDTVDFPDELDTSFFARDGLRRGDEELSTYADDVFDSPSEAAIKEEESNTAADESDLTGGALDKNELERSHLMIPLERGWRKGKEPGTSLVQPKVRLQQEVVSVSVQRRGQRITVPVKKLFAREKRPYGLGMVGRLTNRTYRKRIDSFVQQQIEDMDDHRPFFTYWIMFVHLLITMLTVCLYGIAPVGFSQHETVDSVLRNKGVHENVKFVQQENFWVGPNSEALIHLGAKFSPCMRQDQQVHDLIQEKRGRERDSACCVRNDRSGCLQTSQEECSSTLAVWVKWPHHPSAPLLKGKVRQHGSVCHQDPRICLEPASVSPHEWPDDITKWPVCTRYNPGNHTNLPHVDCAITGRPCCIGTKGRCEITSREYCDFMKGYFHEETTLCSQVACLDDVCGLLPFLNPEIPDQFYRLWLSLFLHAGILHCLVSVLFQMTILRDLEKLAGWLRISIIYIVSGITGNLASAIFLPYRAEVGPAGSQFGILACLFVELFQSWQILERPWRAFTKLLCVVLFLFSFGLLPWIDNFAHISGFISGLFLSFAFLPYISFGRSDMYRKRVQICVFLLVFLGLFSGLAVLFYVHQVKCEWCEYLTCIPLTDKFCDKYDLNAHLH; encoded by the exons GGGTACGGCAGCCTGGTTCGGGGTCAGTAAGGAAAACGACAGCACCCAGCGATGGCGGAGGAAGAGCCTGCAGCACTGCAACCGGCGCTACGGCCGTCTCAAGGCCCAGGTGATGAGGGAGATGGAGCTGTCCAGCCAGGACAACCTGTCTCTAACCAGCACTGAGaccccaccacccctctacctccccccacACCAACACCCCTATGGCATGCAGAGG attgtggACCCCCTGGCGCGGGGCCGTGCATTTCGCCTGGTGGAGGAGGTAGATGGTTACAGCGTACCGCAGACTCCCATCACCCCTGGTGCCacatctctctgctccttctccagcTCGCGCTCCGCACTCAACAGGTTACCACGGAGACGCAAACGAGAGTCTGTCGCTGTCATGAGCTTCAAGGCCACCGCCGCGCTGGTCAAG GGCCGTACGGTTTGGGAGAGGGACCAGCGGTGTCGCAGGCGGAGCTTCATGCCAGTGAGTTTCCTGGAGGACGACACAGTGGACTTCCCTGATGAGCTGGACACCTCCTTCTTTGCTAGG gatggtctgaggagaggagatgaggagctGTCTACCTATGCAGACGATGTGTTTGACTCTCCGTCTGAGGCCGCCATTAAAGAGGAGGAGTCTAACACAGCTGCAGATGAGAGTGACCTCACAGGTGGCGCCCTGGACAAGAACGAACTGGAGAGGAGTCACCTAATGAT ACCCCTAGAAAGAGGCTGGCGTAAGGGTAAAGAACCTGGGACCTCTCTGGTCCAGCCCAAGGTGCGTCTGCAGCAGGAGGTGGTGAGTGTGAGTGTGCAGCGACGGGGCCAGCGGATCACAGTGCCTGTCAAGAAGCTCTTTGCCAGGGAGAAGAGGCCCTACGGCCTAGGCATGGTGGGACGGCTCACCAACAGAACCTACCGCAAACGCATCGACAGCTTCGTCCAGCAACAGATAGAGGACATGGACGACCACAG GCCTTTCTTCACCTACTGGATCATGTTTGTCCACCTGTTGATCACCATGTTGACTGTGTGTCTGTACGGCATTGCCCCTGTTGGCTTCTCCCAGCACGAGACCGTCGACTCG gtATTGAGAAATAAAGGTGTTCATGAAAATGTCAAGTTTGTGCAACAAGAAAACTTTTGGGTGGGACCAAATTCG GAGGCGCTGATCCACCTGGGGGCTAAATTCTCCCCCTGCATGCGTCAGGACCAGCAGGTCCATGACCTGAtccaggagaagagaggaagagagagggactcaGCCTGCTGTGTGAGGAACGACCGCTCCGGCTGTCTCCAGACCTCACAGGAGGAGTGCTCT tctactCTAGCAGTGTGGGTGAAGTGGCCTCATCACCCCAGTGCTCCTCTCCTGAAGGGGAAGGTCCGTCAGCACGGCTCAGTCTGCCACCAGGACCCCAG GATCTGCCTGGAGCCAGCCTCTGTATCGCCTCATGAGTGGCCTGATGACATCACCAAGTGGCCAGTGTGTACCAGGTACAACCCAGGCAACCACACTAACCTCCCCCACGTAGACTGTGCCATCACAGGACGGCCCTGCTGCATCGGGACGAAAGGGAG GTGTGAGATCACGTCCAGAGAGTACTGTGACTTTATGAAGGGCTACTTCCACGAGGAGACTACTCTCTGCTCTCAGGTGGCCTGTCTGGATGATGTGTGTGGCTTGCTGCCTTTCCTCAACCCTGAGATCCCAGACCAGTTCTACAGACTCTggctctctctattcctccatgCTGG gatcCTGCACTGCCTGGTGTCGGTGCTGTTCCAGATGACCATCCTGAGGGACTTAGAgaagctggctggctggctgaggaTCTCTATCATCTACATTGTCTCTGGAATCACTGGAAACCTGGCCAGCGCTATCTTCCTGCCCTACAGAGCTGAG gTGGGTCCAGCAGGCTCTCAGTTTGGTATTCTGGCCTGTCTGTTTGTTGAGCTGTTCCAGAGCTGGCAGATCCTGGAGCGTCCGTGGAGGGCTTTCACCAAGCTGTTGTGTGTCGTCCTCTTCCTGTTCTCCTTTGGCCTGCTGCCCTGGATAGACAACTTCGCCCACATCTCCGGATTCATCTCTGGACTCTTCCTCTCCTTCGCCTTCCTGCCGTACATCAG TTTTGGCCGTTCGGACATGTACCGTAAGCGTGTCCAGATCTGTGTGTTCCTGTTGGTGTTCCTGGGACTCTTCTCAGGGCTGGCTGTCCTGTTCTACGTCCACCAGGTCAAGTGTGAGTGGTGTGAGTACCTCACCTGTATTCCCCTCACTGACAAGTTCTGTGACAAGTACGACCTCAACGCCCACCTCCACTGA